In Polynucleobacter sp. TUM22923, one genomic interval encodes:
- the mreD gene encoding rod shape-determining protein MreD, whose product MIDFQSGYILRPVNPIFIYFSLLCALLLNLLPIGNYSWVPDWLIICIVFWNIHQHRYVGVITAFILGLLMDVHNSDLLGLHAFSYTLVAYLAISWHRRIVALTAPTQALHVLPMFLLVSLCPVLAHWILSGEIYWWALTGTVQSVIEALLWPLATRVLLSPQRRPIDVDHNRPL is encoded by the coding sequence ATGATTGATTTTCAAAGCGGCTATATTCTGCGTCCGGTTAATCCGATCTTTATTTACTTTAGCTTGCTCTGCGCACTACTTTTAAATCTTTTGCCCATTGGTAATTACAGCTGGGTGCCAGACTGGCTCATTATTTGTATTGTGTTCTGGAATATCCATCAACACCGTTACGTGGGGGTTATTACCGCTTTCATTCTTGGCCTGCTAATGGATGTTCATAACTCTGATCTGCTAGGCCTGCACGCATTTAGTTATACATTGGTAGCCTATCTTGCGATTTCTTGGCATCGACGCATCGTTGCGTTGACGGCTCCTACACAAGCACTACATGTACTACCTATGTTCTTGCTAGTCTCTCTATGCCCAGTCTTGGCGCATTGGATTCTCAGCGGTGAGATTTATTGGTGGGCACTCACGGGCACCGTTCAGTCTGTTATTGAGGCGCTCTTGTGGCCATTGGCAACTCGCGTTTTGCTATCTCCACAACGTCGACCAATCGATGTTGACCATAATCGTCCTCTCTAA
- a CDS encoding rod shape-determining protein, with protein MFGFFRSYFSNDLAIDLGTANTLIYMRERGIVLDEPSVVAIRTEGGPNGKKTILAVGKEAKAMLGRVPGNIEAIRPMKDGVIADFTITEQMLKQFIKLVHESKLLRPSPRIIICVPCGSTQVERRAIRESALGAGASQVFLIEEPMAAAIGSGLPVSEAAGSMVVDIGGGTTEVGVMSLGGMVYKGSVRVGGDKFDEAITNYIRRNYGMLIGEQTAELIKKTIGSAFPGAEVREMEVKGRNLSEGIPRSFTVTSNEVLEALTDPLNQIVTAVKAALEQIPPELASDIAERGMMLTGGGALLRDLDRLLLEETGLPIHVAEDPLTCVARGCGIALERMDKLGGVFSQE; from the coding sequence ATGTTCGGTTTTTTTCGCAGCTACTTTTCTAATGACCTAGCCATTGACCTAGGCACCGCTAATACCTTAATTTACATGCGTGAACGGGGTATTGTGCTTGACGAACCTTCCGTTGTGGCAATTCGTACTGAGGGCGGCCCAAATGGCAAAAAAACCATTTTAGCCGTCGGTAAGGAAGCAAAAGCGATGTTAGGGCGGGTTCCAGGCAATATTGAGGCTATTCGCCCCATGAAAGACGGCGTCATTGCCGATTTCACGATTACCGAGCAAATGCTCAAGCAATTTATCAAGCTGGTACACGAGAGCAAACTCTTAAGACCAAGTCCACGCATCATTATTTGCGTTCCTTGTGGATCGACCCAAGTTGAGCGTCGCGCTATCCGTGAATCAGCACTAGGCGCAGGGGCCTCACAGGTGTTCTTGATCGAAGAACCAATGGCAGCTGCTATTGGTTCAGGTCTACCTGTTTCTGAAGCGGCTGGATCTATGGTGGTGGATATTGGTGGCGGCACAACTGAAGTTGGCGTGATGTCACTAGGTGGCATGGTCTACAAAGGCTCAGTGCGTGTTGGTGGCGACAAGTTTGATGAGGCTATCACGAACTACATTCGACGCAACTATGGCATGTTAATCGGCGAGCAAACTGCCGAGCTCATCAAGAAAACGATTGGCTCCGCATTTCCGGGTGCCGAAGTGCGCGAGATGGAAGTGAAGGGTCGCAATCTTTCTGAAGGTATCCCACGTAGCTTTACCGTCACTAGTAACGAAGTCCTGGAGGCTTTGACCGATCCTTTGAATCAAATTGTGACTGCAGTCAAGGCAGCCTTGGAGCAAATACCTCCAGAGTTAGCCTCTGATATTGCGGAGCGCGGCATGATGTTGACCGGTGGTGGCGCATTGTTGCGTGATCTGGATCGCTTACTACTTGAAGAAACAGGTTTGCCAATCCATGTTGCAGAAGATCCCCTTACTTGCGTCGCTCGTGGTTGCGGTATCGCCCTCGAACGCATGGACAAGTTGGGTGGAGTGTTCTCTCAAGAGTAA
- the gatC gene encoding Asp-tRNA(Asn)/Glu-tRNA(Gln) amidotransferase subunit GatC gives MKLDDVQRIAHLSSLELSQAEAEAVLPQLQAIFSLVEEMQSVDTSGLEPLAHPILFLRDLAQPLRSDQVTESDQRSENMQSAPATQEGYFLVPKVIE, from the coding sequence ATGAAACTTGATGATGTTCAGCGCATTGCGCACCTTTCCAGTCTTGAGTTAAGTCAAGCAGAAGCCGAGGCGGTTTTACCCCAGCTACAGGCTATTTTTTCGCTAGTGGAGGAGATGCAGTCTGTAGACACCAGTGGCCTCGAACCCTTAGCGCACCCTATCCTCTTCTTACGTGATTTGGCCCAGCCCCTTCGTTCAGACCAAGTGACTGAATCAGACCAGCGCAGTGAAAACATGCAGTCTGCCCCCGCCACCCAAGAGGGTTATTTCTTAGTTCCAAAGGTAATTGAATGA
- a CDS encoding tyrosine recombinase XerC, with amino-acid sequence MSQALADLHPLVQEYLQELHVLRQLSPHTLKAYRMDLSQLQTFAAEDSVELFKVSNAHVRRWAGRLHSKNKSSRTIARALSAWRGWYHWLTEKDARRDALAGRITQNLVANPVDDVKAPKRLKSLPKALSVEQVLSLINQAIEEAAKKQDLETVRDAAIIDLLYSSGLRLSELLGIDVMPSKDRQHESAGWLDWDAAEVTVLGKGGKRRSVPVGAPAMQSLREWRTLRDQAERAKEADALFVSAAGARLSARTVQARLRTLAMRAGLPTHVHPHMMRHSFASHVLQSSQDLRAVQEMLGHASISSTQIYTSLDFQHLAQAYDKAHPRAKAGKG; translated from the coding sequence ATGAGCCAAGCGTTAGCTGATCTTCACCCACTCGTTCAAGAGTATCTGCAGGAACTGCATGTACTGAGGCAGCTTTCACCTCACACGCTTAAAGCCTACCGCATGGACTTAAGCCAACTTCAGACCTTTGCTGCGGAAGACTCAGTAGAGTTATTTAAAGTGAGTAATGCGCACGTACGTCGGTGGGCGGGGCGCTTGCATTCGAAAAATAAATCATCTCGAACTATTGCTAGAGCTTTATCAGCTTGGCGTGGTTGGTATCACTGGCTCACCGAAAAAGATGCCCGCCGCGATGCGCTAGCAGGGCGCATTACTCAAAATCTAGTTGCCAATCCAGTAGATGACGTCAAAGCCCCCAAGCGCTTAAAGTCTTTACCTAAAGCATTGTCAGTTGAGCAGGTACTTTCTTTAATTAATCAAGCCATTGAAGAGGCTGCCAAAAAGCAGGATCTTGAGACGGTGCGTGACGCGGCCATCATTGATTTGTTGTATTCCTCGGGTTTGCGCTTATCTGAGCTGTTGGGTATTGATGTCATGCCAAGCAAAGATCGGCAGCATGAGTCGGCAGGGTGGTTGGATTGGGATGCGGCAGAGGTGACTGTTTTAGGAAAAGGCGGAAAGCGTCGATCTGTTCCTGTTGGCGCTCCAGCAATGCAGTCCCTGAGAGAATGGCGCACGTTGAGAGATCAAGCTGAGCGGGCTAAGGAGGCCGATGCCTTGTTTGTTTCGGCCGCAGGTGCCCGCTTATCGGCCCGTACCGTGCAAGCCCGTTTGCGTACCTTGGCGATGCGGGCAGGTCTACCAACGCACGTGCACCCACATATGATGCGCCACAGCTTTGCTAGCCACGTTTTACAGTCCTCTCAAGACTTACGGGCAGTACAGGAGATGTTGGGTCACGCCAGCATCTCTAGCACCCAGATCTATACCTCTTTAGATTTTCAGCACTTAGCCCAGGCATACGATAAAGCCCATCCTCGCGCAAAGGCTGGCAAAGGCTGA
- the argB gene encoding acetylglutamate kinase: protein MTTQSPSISEISPLLKAEILAEALPYIRAYHGKTIVIKYGGNAMVEERLKESFARDVILLKLVGMNPVVVHGGGPQIDEALKKIGKTGTFIQGMRVTDEETMEVVEWVLGGEVQQDIVMLINHFGGQAVGLTGKDGGLIRAKKMLVADEKNVGGTIDLGFVGEIEAINPAVVKALQDDAFIPVISPIGFSEEGQAYNINADLVAGKMAEILHAEKLVMMTNIPGVMDKSGKLLTDLTAREIDGLFADGTISGGMLPKISSALDAAKSGVNSVHIIDGRIEHSLLLEILTEQAFGTMIRSR from the coding sequence ATGACTACGCAATCACCATCTATTAGTGAAATTTCCCCCTTACTTAAGGCGGAGATCTTAGCTGAGGCTCTACCCTACATTCGTGCGTATCACGGAAAAACCATTGTTATTAAGTACGGCGGAAACGCCATGGTGGAAGAGCGCCTTAAGGAAAGTTTTGCACGCGACGTTATCTTGCTAAAGCTCGTTGGCATGAACCCAGTAGTGGTGCATGGCGGCGGCCCACAAATTGATGAGGCCTTGAAAAAAATAGGTAAGACCGGCACCTTTATTCAGGGTATGCGGGTGACCGATGAAGAAACCATGGAAGTAGTGGAGTGGGTTCTTGGCGGCGAAGTCCAGCAAGATATTGTGATGCTCATAAATCACTTTGGCGGTCAGGCCGTTGGCTTAACTGGTAAGGATGGCGGCCTCATTCGGGCGAAGAAAATGCTTGTTGCCGATGAAAAGAATGTTGGCGGCACGATCGATTTAGGTTTTGTCGGAGAGATTGAAGCAATTAATCCTGCGGTGGTGAAGGCCTTGCAAGACGATGCATTTATTCCGGTGATTTCTCCAATTGGGTTTAGTGAAGAGGGTCAGGCCTACAACATTAATGCCGATTTAGTCGCCGGCAAAATGGCAGAAATTTTGCATGCCGAAAAATTAGTCATGATGACCAACATTCCTGGCGTAATGGATAAGAGCGGCAAGCTACTTACTGATTTAACGGCACGTGAAATTGATGGCCTATTCGCTGACGGCACCATCTCCGGCGGTATGCTGCCAAAAATATCATCTGCATTAGATGCAGCCAAGAGCGGTGTAAATTCAGTGCACATTATTGATGGGCGTATCGAGCACTCTTTGTTGCTGGAAATTCTGACCGAGCAAGCATTCGGAACCATGATTCGTTCACGTTAA
- the slmA gene encoding nucleoid occlusion factor SlmA, which produces MTSGVEASVADAGTVRKRPRPGERRLQILQVLAEMLQNPKGERVTTAALAAKIQVSEAALYRHFASKAQMFEGLIAFIEQTVFGLINQINQKEESGLAQARGILQMLLFFAEKNPGMTRVLLGDALFQEDDRLQERITQVLDRVEASLKQTLRIAQTQGGSWANVTQDEISVRATMLMSYVLGRWHRFARSGFKKLPTDASDMSLRLLLSE; this is translated from the coding sequence ATGACATCGGGAGTTGAGGCAAGCGTTGCTGATGCAGGCACAGTGCGTAAACGCCCGCGTCCCGGAGAGCGGCGCTTGCAGATTCTGCAGGTGTTGGCGGAGATGTTGCAAAATCCAAAAGGTGAGCGTGTGACAACAGCTGCCTTAGCAGCAAAAATTCAAGTTTCTGAAGCAGCCCTATATCGTCATTTCGCCAGTAAGGCACAAATGTTTGAGGGCTTGATTGCTTTCATTGAGCAAACAGTCTTTGGCTTAATTAATCAAATTAATCAAAAAGAAGAATCTGGCTTGGCTCAAGCAAGAGGTATCTTGCAGATGCTGTTGTTCTTCGCAGAAAAAAATCCAGGAATGACCCGGGTGCTTTTGGGTGACGCATTATTTCAAGAGGATGATCGTCTGCAAGAGCGCATTACTCAGGTGCTTGATCGTGTTGAGGCATCTCTGAAGCAGACGCTACGCATTGCACAAACCCAGGGAGGATCTTGGGCTAATGTGACTCAAGATGAGATCAGTGTTCGGGCCACGATGTTGATGAGCTATGTTCTGGGTCGTTGGCATCGCTTTGCTCGAAGTGGCTTTAAAAAGCTACCAACCGATGCATCTGATATGAGCCTTCGCCTTCTTCTGTCCGAATGA
- a CDS encoding DUF484 family protein produces MSAIDPKQAEQEELVAEWLRATPGFFERYAHLLNEIRLKHPHEDRAISLQERQMTLLRTQNQELNRRLSEMLHFGSRNDKTQQSLVAWLLRLMGANNKADVEVAVKTGLAEVFEVESVQILDPHSAFESWINAPLCGSAKELAAASVDLLATQVKIDAEWQSMVAIGLPLGKSIGATQLPAVLLLASKDETRFTADMGAFYLRQIAELVAAALDRIQAYEPSVS; encoded by the coding sequence ATGAGCGCAATAGATCCAAAGCAGGCTGAGCAAGAGGAATTGGTAGCGGAGTGGTTGCGAGCTACGCCAGGTTTCTTCGAGCGATATGCCCATCTCTTAAATGAGATCCGCCTAAAGCACCCCCATGAAGACCGTGCGATTTCATTGCAAGAGCGCCAGATGACGTTGTTGCGCACCCAGAATCAAGAGTTGAACCGTCGTCTGAGCGAGATGTTGCACTTTGGTAGTCGAAACGATAAAACTCAACAAAGCTTGGTTGCTTGGTTGCTGCGCCTCATGGGCGCAAACAATAAAGCGGATGTCGAAGTGGCTGTCAAAACAGGCCTAGCAGAAGTGTTTGAAGTGGAGTCAGTACAAATACTAGATCCACATTCAGCTTTTGAGTCATGGATTAACGCACCCTTATGTGGCTCTGCAAAAGAGTTGGCTGCTGCCAGTGTTGATTTACTGGCAACTCAAGTAAAGATTGATGCTGAGTGGCAAAGCATGGTTGCCATTGGCTTGCCTTTAGGTAAGAGTATTGGAGCTACGCAATTACCGGCAGTTTTGTTATTAGCCAGTAAGGATGAAACCCGCTTTACAGCGGATATGGGAGCCTTCTACTTACGTCAGATTGCTGAACTAGTTGCTGCTGCCTTGGATCGTATTCAGGCCTATGAGCCAAGCGTTAGCTGA
- the mreC gene encoding rod shape-determining protein MreC yields the protein MRNNAPPLFRQGIPALVKLIVCLSVSAALMLIDFRFKALDPIRNNLNWLLRPLEYAMMMPRNAYEASSEYFTTRGTLDQENRDMRVRQAELSLLANQSEFLLIENQNLRQLMGLQKQVPFKTLPVEILFNPPNPISQRIVVNRGSSGGLNLGNPIANDEGILGQVVRLYENSAEVSLLEDRDFAVPVQIARNGLRAAVFGAGRGNPLELRYLPIASDLEVGDVLITSGIDGIYPPGFAVAVISRIERNADKNSANVFCVPAAPVNRYRQALALLYDPQWDAKASAASNNSGAVQTNAPGRRQTRARGMQ from the coding sequence TTGCGAAATAACGCTCCTCCGCTTTTTAGACAAGGCATTCCTGCATTAGTCAAACTGATTGTCTGCCTATCAGTCAGTGCAGCATTAATGCTGATTGATTTTCGATTCAAGGCACTAGATCCTATACGCAACAATCTTAATTGGTTATTGCGACCACTTGAGTATGCAATGATGATGCCCCGAAATGCTTATGAGGCGTCATCAGAGTATTTCACTACTCGCGGCACACTGGATCAAGAAAATCGAGACATGCGAGTGCGCCAAGCTGAGCTATCTTTGCTTGCTAACCAATCTGAATTTCTGTTAATTGAAAATCAAAACTTACGTCAACTCATGGGACTGCAAAAGCAAGTGCCATTTAAAACATTACCAGTTGAAATCTTATTTAATCCGCCTAATCCAATCTCACAGCGAATTGTTGTGAACCGCGGTAGTAGTGGTGGACTCAATCTGGGCAACCCAATCGCAAATGATGAAGGCATCCTAGGTCAAGTTGTTCGCCTGTATGAAAACTCTGCCGAAGTGTCTCTTCTTGAGGATCGCGACTTCGCTGTACCAGTACAAATAGCTCGCAATGGCCTCAGAGCTGCGGTTTTTGGGGCGGGGCGAGGAAACCCCCTTGAGCTTCGCTATCTTCCGATAGCCAGCGATTTAGAGGTGGGGGATGTGCTGATTACCTCGGGTATTGACGGAATATATCCGCCAGGATTTGCAGTGGCGGTCATTAGCCGTATCGAGCGCAATGCCGATAAAAATTCTGCAAACGTATTTTGTGTTCCTGCCGCCCCAGTCAATCGCTATCGCCAAGCCCTTGCTCTTCTCTATGACCCTCAGTGGGATGCAAAAGCATCAGCCGCTAGCAATAATTCGGGGGCAGTCCAAACCAATGCGCCGGGACGTCGCCAAACTCGTGCGCGAGGAATGCAATGA
- the gatB gene encoding Asp-tRNA(Asn)/Glu-tRNA(Gln) amidotransferase subunit GatB: MEWEIVIGLETHAQLQTQSKIFSGASTHFGAEPNTQACAVDLALPGVLPVLNRQAVEHAIRFGLAVNAKIAPASIFARKNYFYPDLPKGYQISQMDLPVVIGGHLEILVGDQVKVVELTRAHMEEDAGKSVHEEGFLGPHGEASSGIDLNRAGTPLLEIVTEPVMRSAAEAVAYAKALHTLVVWLGVCDGNMQEGSFRCDANVSVRPMGQAEFGTRCEIKNLNSFRFLEEAIQYEVRRQIELIEDGGKVVQETRLYDPDRQETRSMRSKEDANDYRYFPDPDLLPVVIDEAWISEVRSHMPALPAQLRDQWQSEFGLSAYDAQLLTQDRDTANLFEELLALVGKPLAKAAANLISGELASALNRAGIAGAKSPLRAVHLAPLLARVADGTISNKIAKDIFAIQWGEASNGQAISTVDHIIDSKGLKQISDSGALETIIDQVLAANAKSIEEFRSGKEKAFNALVGQIMKASQGKANPGQVNELLRKKLS; this comes from the coding sequence ATGGAATGGGAAATCGTCATTGGTCTAGAGACCCACGCACAGCTACAAACCCAATCGAAAATCTTTAGCGGTGCAAGTACGCACTTTGGTGCCGAACCGAATACGCAGGCCTGTGCAGTGGACTTGGCTTTGCCTGGAGTTTTGCCTGTGTTAAATCGCCAGGCGGTTGAACACGCCATTCGTTTTGGCTTGGCAGTCAATGCCAAAATTGCACCAGCAAGTATTTTTGCGCGCAAGAATTATTTTTATCCAGACCTTCCCAAAGGCTACCAAATTAGCCAAATGGATTTGCCGGTAGTTATTGGCGGACATCTAGAAATTCTGGTGGGCGACCAAGTGAAAGTAGTTGAACTTACGCGTGCTCACATGGAAGAAGACGCAGGTAAGTCTGTTCATGAAGAAGGTTTTTTGGGGCCGCATGGCGAAGCATCTAGCGGGATAGATTTGAACCGTGCAGGCACTCCTTTATTAGAAATTGTGACCGAACCGGTTATGCGAAGTGCGGCCGAAGCAGTTGCTTATGCCAAAGCGTTGCATACCCTTGTAGTTTGGTTGGGCGTATGTGATGGCAACATGCAGGAAGGTTCTTTCCGCTGTGATGCCAATGTTTCAGTCAGGCCCATGGGCCAAGCAGAATTTGGTACCCGCTGTGAAATCAAAAACCTCAACTCATTTCGCTTTTTGGAAGAGGCCATTCAATATGAAGTGCGACGCCAAATTGAGTTGATTGAGGACGGCGGTAAAGTAGTGCAAGAGACCCGCTTGTATGACCCAGATCGCCAAGAAACCCGAAGTATGCGTAGTAAGGAAGATGCTAATGACTATCGCTACTTCCCGGATCCTGATTTATTGCCGGTCGTGATTGATGAGGCATGGATCTCCGAGGTGCGTAGCCATATGCCAGCCCTGCCAGCCCAACTGCGCGATCAATGGCAAAGTGAGTTTGGCTTGAGTGCTTATGATGCGCAGTTACTCACGCAAGATCGTGACACTGCAAATCTTTTTGAAGAGTTATTGGCGCTTGTTGGAAAACCTTTAGCAAAGGCAGCAGCCAATTTGATTTCGGGGGAGCTTGCCTCGGCATTAAACCGTGCAGGTATTGCTGGCGCTAAGTCACCATTAAGAGCTGTGCATTTAGCGCCCTTACTGGCTCGTGTTGCAGACGGCACTATCTCCAATAAGATTGCTAAAGATATCTTTGCAATTCAATGGGGAGAGGCTAGCAATGGCCAGGCCATCAGCACTGTTGATCATATTATTGATAGTAAAGGTCTAAAGCAGATTAGTGATAGCGGTGCACTTGAAACCATCATTGATCAAGTGTTGGCCGCAAATGCAAAATCGATTGAAGAGTTTCGCTCTGGTAAAGAAAAGGCATTTAATGCATTGGTGGGCCAAATCATGAAGGCATCGCAGGGCAAGGCCAATCCAGGACAAGTAAATGAACTGCTGCGTAAAAAGCTAAGTTGA
- the dksA gene encoding RNA polymerase-binding protein DksA: protein MSEKDYMNTSQVDFFRQKLLTLKNDLLKNASQTTEHLRENILVPDPADRATIEEEHALELRTRDRERKLLKKVEQALARTDSGDYGWCEETGEPIGLNRLIARPTANLSLEAQERRELRQKLFGD, encoded by the coding sequence ATGTCTGAGAAGGACTATATGAATACATCCCAGGTAGATTTTTTCCGTCAAAAGTTATTGACCCTAAAAAACGATCTCCTGAAAAATGCTTCTCAAACAACCGAGCACCTGCGTGAAAATATTTTGGTTCCCGATCCCGCTGATCGCGCAACCATTGAAGAAGAGCATGCACTGGAATTGCGTACTCGCGATCGCGAGCGTAAGCTATTGAAAAAAGTAGAGCAGGCTCTAGCCCGCACTGATTCAGGTGATTACGGCTGGTGTGAAGAGACTGGTGAGCCGATTGGTTTGAATCGTCTGATTGCCAGACCAACAGCGAATTTATCGCTTGAGGCGCAAGAGCGTCGTGAGCTTCGTCAAAAATTATTTGGCGATTAA
- a CDS encoding GTP-binding protein translates to MALIPVTILTGFLGSGKTTLLKHILTEQHGKKIAVIENEFGEENIDNDILVQDNQENIVQMSNGCICCTIRGDLVEALNTLWEQRRDKKISFERVVIETTGVANPGPVAQTFFMDDDVADHYVLDAVITLVDAKHGQHQLNEHEEAQRQVGFADQIFITKTDLVTPAEVDALRSRLMHMNPRAPIQGISKGIVPLDAVLDLKGFNLNAKLDIDPHFLEQEDHDHDHSTCGHDHSQDHHGHAGHTDRIQSFVFRSDKPFDHKKLEDFLGGILEVFGEKMLRYKGVLYVKGSKHKVVFQGVHQMMGSDMAGLWGTEAKQTRMVFIGIDLPKDTLLAGLEGCLA, encoded by the coding sequence ATGGCATTAATTCCGGTAACAATTCTGACGGGTTTCTTGGGTAGCGGTAAAACTACCTTACTTAAACATATTCTGACCGAGCAACATGGCAAAAAAATTGCTGTGATTGAGAATGAGTTTGGCGAAGAAAATATTGATAACGATATTTTGGTTCAGGATAACCAAGAAAATATTGTGCAGATGAGCAACGGCTGCATTTGTTGCACTATTCGCGGAGATCTCGTAGAGGCCCTGAACACACTCTGGGAGCAGCGTCGAGACAAAAAGATTAGTTTTGAACGCGTAGTGATAGAGACTACCGGAGTGGCTAATCCAGGCCCGGTAGCCCAAACCTTCTTTATGGACGACGACGTTGCAGACCACTATGTCTTGGATGCAGTGATTACCTTAGTTGATGCTAAGCATGGCCAGCATCAACTAAATGAGCACGAGGAGGCGCAGCGGCAGGTTGGCTTTGCGGATCAAATCTTTATCACCAAGACGGATTTGGTAACCCCTGCCGAAGTGGATGCCTTACGTAGTCGCTTAATGCATATGAATCCCCGTGCACCGATTCAGGGAATCTCCAAGGGAATCGTGCCTTTGGACGCTGTTTTAGATCTCAAGGGCTTTAATTTAAATGCCAAGTTAGATATTGATCCCCACTTTTTGGAACAAGAGGATCATGACCATGACCACAGTACGTGTGGACACGACCATAGTCAGGATCATCATGGCCATGCTGGCCATACTGATCGGATTCAATCTTTCGTTTTTCGTAGTGATAAACCCTTTGACCATAAAAAACTAGAGGATTTCCTTGGAGGCATTTTGGAGGTCTTTGGCGAGAAGATGCTGCGCTATAAAGGAGTGCTTTATGTGAAGGGTAGCAAGCATAAAGTGGTGTTTCAGGGGGTCCACCAGATGATGGGGAGCGATATGGCGGGTTTATGGGGCACAGAGGCTAAACAAACCCGCATGGTATTTATTGGCATCGATTTGCCTAAGGACACACTATTAGCAGGACTTGAAGGCTGTTTGGCTTGA
- the gatA gene encoding Asp-tRNA(Asn)/Glu-tRNA(Gln) amidotransferase subunit GatA has protein sequence MSWHQTPIALMAKALAAKEVSSTELTQYFLDRIEGGKQWNAYLDVSAHLSLEQASEADKILASGNAGKLTGIPIAHKDVFVTRGWKSTAASKMLEGYLSPFDATVVANLGIPNQSNPRGAGMVCLGKTNMDEFAMGSSNENSAYGPVLNPWNSEYVAGGSSGGSAAAVAAGLAPIATGTDTGGSIRQPAAFCGLTGIKPSYGRVSRYGMIAYASSLDQAGPMGKTAEDCALVLTAMSSHDPRDSTSLADSGEDYGRYLNQTWGTESVNPAKPLEGLRIGLPKEFFAEGLAQDVANAVNAATHVLQNLGATLIEVSLPKTKLSIPVYYVLAPAEASSNLSRFDGVRYGHRAKEYRDLSDMYKKSRTEGFGAEVKRRILIGTYVLCHGYYDAYYLQAQKIRRIIAADFQAAFQQCDVILGPVAPDVAWRLGEKSQDPMQMYLEDIYTLSTNLAGLPAMSVPCGFNQKNLPIGMQLIGNYFSEARLLQVAHQYQLTSDWHLRQASEAS, from the coding sequence ATGAGCTGGCACCAAACCCCGATCGCCTTAATGGCAAAAGCGCTGGCTGCTAAAGAAGTGTCCTCTACTGAGCTGACCCAGTATTTTTTAGACCGCATTGAAGGCGGAAAGCAGTGGAATGCTTACCTTGATGTAAGTGCTCACTTAAGTTTAGAGCAAGCATCTGAAGCGGATAAAATATTAGCATCCGGTAATGCTGGGAAATTGACCGGTATTCCTATTGCCCATAAAGACGTCTTTGTTACCCGCGGCTGGAAGTCAACAGCCGCATCCAAAATGCTTGAGGGATACCTCAGCCCCTTTGATGCCACCGTAGTCGCCAATTTAGGCATACCGAATCAATCGAATCCTAGGGGCGCCGGAATGGTTTGCCTAGGCAAGACCAATATGGATGAATTTGCAATGGGATCTTCAAATGAGAACTCAGCCTATGGGCCAGTGCTCAATCCGTGGAATTCAGAATACGTAGCGGGTGGCTCTTCTGGTGGTTCGGCTGCAGCTGTGGCGGCTGGATTAGCGCCAATTGCCACCGGAACCGATACCGGCGGATCTATCCGACAACCTGCCGCATTTTGTGGTTTAACTGGCATCAAGCCTAGTTATGGGCGCGTTTCTCGTTACGGCATGATTGCATACGCATCCTCTTTGGACCAGGCCGGACCAATGGGTAAGACGGCAGAGGATTGCGCTTTAGTTTTAACGGCAATGTCATCGCATGATCCGCGAGACTCCACTTCATTGGCGGATTCAGGTGAAGATTACGGGCGCTATTTAAATCAGACTTGGGGAACAGAAAGCGTAAACCCCGCAAAACCACTTGAAGGTTTGAGAATTGGTTTGCCGAAAGAATTTTTTGCAGAGGGTCTTGCCCAAGACGTAGCCAATGCTGTTAATGCAGCGACGCATGTATTGCAGAATTTAGGGGCGACACTAATTGAAGTCAGTCTGCCAAAAACGAAGCTGTCCATACCGGTCTATTACGTATTAGCGCCAGCAGAAGCATCAAGCAACCTCAGTCGTTTTGATGGCGTACGCTATGGACACCGAGCAAAGGAATACCGTGACTTATCTGATATGTATAAGAAGTCTCGTACCGAGGGTTTCGGAGCTGAGGTAAAGCGGCGCATTTTGATAGGCACTTATGTACTGTGTCACGGTTACTACGATGCCTATTATTTACAGGCGCAAAAAATTCGTCGCATTATTGCAGCAGACTTTCAGGCTGCATTTCAGCAGTGTGATGTCATTCTTGGCCCTGTCGCACCAGATGTTGCATGGCGTTTAGGGGAAAAATCTCAAGATCCTATGCAAATGTATTTAGAAGATATCTATACGCTTTCTACCAATTTAGCAGGCTTACCAGCAATGAGTGTGCCCTGTGGCTTTAATCAAAAAAACCTACCGATTGGCATGCAATTGATTGGCAATTATTTTTCTGAGGCGCGCTTATTGCAAGTCGCGCATCAATATCAATTAACGAGTGATTGGCATTTGCGTCAAGCAAGTGAGGCGTCATGA